In Tubulanus polymorphus chromosome 8, tnTubPoly1.2, whole genome shotgun sequence, one genomic interval encodes:
- the LOC141909815 gene encoding uncharacterized protein LOC141909815 has protein sequence MICIVVGVLLTLSIVVFGIRSLDRIWQPRPDDNFLSWSYGCAVGAAAFALITAYLLLQQYWVEVGDKEIPAGPGAESLTMTRQPEKIPLGSMRSEKRSIDV, from the coding sequence atgatttgtatcgtTGTAGGCGTGTTACTCACATTGTCGATCGTCGTGTTCGGAATACGTTCCCTCGATCGTATCTGGCAACCGAGGCCGGACGATAACTTCTTGTCGTGGTCGTACGGGTGCGCGGTCGGCGCCGCCGCGTTCGCGCTCATCACCGCGTATCTGTTGCTGCAACAATACTGGGTCGAGGTCGGCGATAAGGAAATACCGGCCGGTCCCGGAGCCGAGTCGCTAACGATGACTCGGCAGCCGGAGAAGATTCCGCTCGGTAGCATGCGCTCGGAGAAGAGATCGATCGATGTTTGA
- the LOC141910392 gene encoding galactoside 2-alpha-L-fucosyltransferase Sec1-like, translated as MRQIGLIFSIIGLSVVLIVTGFIATRWRYVGSTSSGRVLAYGASSNFLTNVERQRRPYPSKLPAPEVIKFPQNPFPVMTVWFMGRTGNLMFQYAALCAISKHYDVIPVIPVDFKLATAFELTAPSITIKADSIKTVLGEKSAGKFDPGTRDLRKKISGVFASRIWGYLQSWKYFQNETDEIRKQFTFRKHIKMAAENFVQRSAYNLSLLTSAKITTIGIHIRRGDTTTSKHLSDMGYVTVPVSYIENAMDRMTSLYGENVLFIVASDDIPWCEKNVPRKNVNVVFSKAKDPALDLAILSSCDHVIISTGSFGWWAAWLANGTTIYYKDWPRENSTLAREFSHEDYFPPYWIGLSGK; from the coding sequence ATGCGGCAAATCGGTTTAATCTTTTCTATTATCGGTTTAAGCGTTGTTTTGATAGTGACAGGATTTATTGCAACCCGCTGGCGCTACGTAGGATCAACGTCATCCGGAAGAGTCCTCGCTTACGGCGCATCTTCAAACTTTCTGACAAACGTTGAACGCCAACGACGGCCATATCCTTCAAAACTGCCAGCGCCGGAAGTGATAAAGTTCCCGCAGAATCCATTTCCGGTAATGACTGTCTGGTTTATGGGTCGCACTGGTAACTTGATGTTCCAATACGCGGCGCTGTGTGCTATTTCTAAACACTATGACGTCATACCGGTCATTCCGGTTGATTTCAAACTAGCGACGGCTTTCGAATTGACAGCGCCTTCTATAACGATCAAAGCAGACAGCATCAAAACCGTCCTCGGAGAAAAAAGCGCGGGTAAATTCGATCCCGGGACTCGTGATTTACGTAAGAAAATCAGCGGTGTGTTCGCCAGCCGTATCTGGGGTTATTTACAGTcgtggaaatattttcaaaatgaaaccgaCGAAATTCGTAAACAATTCACGTTCCGAAAACACATAAAAATGGCCGCCGAAAATTTCGTACAGCGTAGCGCGTACAATCTTTCATTGCTCACTAGCGCCAAAATTACGACTATCGGCATACATATAAGACGCGGCGATACTACGACGTCAAAACACTTATCAGATATGGGTTACGTCACAGTTCCGGTCAGCTATATAGAAAATGCGATGGACCGTATGACGTCATTGTACGGTGAAAACGTACTGTTTATTGTTGCCTCAGATGATATTCCGTGGTGCGAGAAAAACGTACCCAGAAAAAATGTGAATGTGGTTTTTTCTAAAGCGAAAGACCCGGCTTTAGATCTTGCTATATTGTCATCCTGCGATCACGTGATCATTTCGACTGGTTCGTTCGGTTGGTGGGCGGCCTGGTTAGCAAATGGAACGACCATATATTACAAGGATTGGCCGCGAGAAAATTCGACACTGGCACGAGAGTTCAGTCATGAGGATTATTTTCCGCCGTATTGGATCGGTTTATCCGGAAAGTGA